The Hymenobacter monticola genome has a window encoding:
- a CDS encoding PH domain-containing protein, whose product MKTIVLQQKIVAELQPGEKLLWSGHPKTGLDIQRVDFCIAPLGLLLFGYALRWMWRVQAAGFHPAIFLGVPFLLMGLYLAVGRFLYVAQQRAHTAYNITSERVLIRSGIFRKQVTSFDLKSLPALTLVEKPDGTGTISLGAIYSRYAALARVGWPGVPQTPQLARIPNARQVYERLVKLQRGVAV is encoded by the coding sequence ATGAAAACCATTGTATTACAGCAAAAGATAGTAGCTGAACTACAGCCAGGGGAAAAGCTGCTGTGGAGTGGTCACCCAAAAACCGGGTTGGATATTCAACGGGTGGATTTTTGTATTGCTCCTCTTGGTCTATTGCTGTTCGGCTATGCCCTGCGTTGGATGTGGAGGGTACAGGCTGCCGGTTTCCACCCAGCCATTTTTTTAGGCGTTCCTTTTTTGCTCATGGGGCTTTATCTAGCCGTTGGCCGCTTTCTGTACGTGGCGCAACAACGTGCTCATACAGCGTATAACATTACTAGCGAACGGGTGCTCATCCGGTCAGGGATATTTCGCAAACAGGTTACCTCATTTGACCTTAAAAGCCTCCCGGCGTTGACGTTAGTGGAGAAGCCAGATGGAACCGGTACTATTTCTTTGGGTGCTATATACTCCCGCTACGCAGCTCTTGCCAGAGTGGGCTGGCCGGGGGTGCCTCAAACGCCCCAGCTTGCTCGCATTCCTAATGCCCGCCAAGTTTACGAACGCTTGGTGAAGCTACAGAGAGGTGTAGCGGTGTGA